A window of Kwoniella pini CBS 10737 chromosome 9, complete sequence genomic DNA:
CTTCCGGGAAGATTTCGCAATCGCAGCACGAGGTGGTAGTATACCTGTTCCTCTCCGGTCATGGAAAGAGTCCAATATACCGTATAATATATTGGACATCATAGGAGAGATCGGATATTCGGACCCTTCGCCCATTCAACGTCAGGCTATCCCAATCGGTATGCAAAATAGAGATCTGATCGGTATCGCTAAGACTGGTAAGTTGTCGTGATGTActcgtcatcatcttggCCTTCTGTGTCCTCGCGCGATGCATTGCTGATTCTCGTTCTCTCCCCTTCAGGTTCCGGTAAGACAGCCGCGTTCGTCATACCTATGCTGGACTATATCGGACACCTTCCACCTTTCACCGATGAAAATCGACACAAGGGTCCATATGCTCTAATCATGGCACCAACTCGAGAATTGGCTCAACaaattgaaggagaaaCTCAGAAATTCGCCAAGCCATTAGGATACAATTGTGTCTCCATCGTCGGTGGTCGATCTGTGGAAGAACAACAATTCAACCTGCGGAATGGTGCTGAAATCGTCATAGCTACACCCGGTCGTCTACGAGATATGATCGATAAGTCAATGTTGGTCATGTCGCAATGCCGATATGTGGTGATGGACGAAGCGGACCGAATGGTCGATTTAGGTTTtgaattggatttgaaCTTCATCTTAGATGCTATGCCTGCTACTTTTATCAAACCTGCCGATGATGCAGAGATCAATCAGGCGCTCAAATCGGGAGAATGGCAAGGTTGGAGAGTAACCACCTTGTTCTCAGCTACGATGCCTCCAGCGGTCGAAAGGCTAGCTAGGAAATACCTTAGAAAGCCAGCGACTGTTACGATCGGTAATGCAGGAGAAGCTGTAGATACCGTTGAACAACGTGTAGAATTCGTACACGGTGGAGAAGATAAGAGGAAAGCTAGATTAATAGAAATATTACGAACAATAGGATTACCACCACCTATGATAGTTTTCGTGAATCAGAAGAAAACGGCAGATATGGTTGTTCGTTATGTTCAACAAGCTGGATTATCAGGAACAACTTTACATTCTGGTAAATCACAAGAACAAAGAGAAGCTTCTCTTCAAGCTCTACGTGATGGTCAAGTAGCAGTTTTAGTTGCTACCGATTTAGCTGGTAGAGGTATTGATGTTCCGGATGTTTCTTTGGTTATAAATTGGCAAATGTCAGATACTATCGAAAAATACGTTCATAGAATCGGAAGAACTGGACGAGCGGGTAAAAATGGTTTAGCAATCACTTTCATAtcgaatgatgatgatgaagtcaTGTATGATCTAAGAGTGGAAGTGGAGAAATCGAAAATGTCAAAAATGAATCCTGAATTAGCGAGACATGAAGCGGCTAAGACAAAGGTAACTAGGGAGATGAAAGTGAGTTCAGCTGTAGAACTCGTGTAATTCCAGTGGTATGAGTTTGAGCTAATGAACTACTTTGTTGTAGAGGAAACGAGATGACGATGAGTAAACCTTATCGACTTTTAAAGATTGGAAGACATGTGCCGGATTGTATCGTGAAAAGGTATTCCAGAAATGGACAAATCACACAATATGTTACTCTCATGCTTGAGGAGAGAAGTCAAACGGATTATGTATATGTACTAGTGTTCAAAACAGTAGTTATAAACGTTCATCATGCATATGTGTATGAATTTTCTTATAGTATATTTTCTCAACCACTGCACTAGGCAAGAAAGAAGAGTCTACAAGTAACCTGATCACCGGCTATTATGCCACGCGGATTAACCTTAACGTTATCGCTATGACATTACAGGTCTACCTCATTGTTTTCGTAATTCTGGCGGTGTTCTATGACTTTCACCTTGCTAAGCATACTTGTAGCCAGACTAAGCTGTCTCGGGTAGAAGCACCGCTCTGATACCATGTTCGCATACTAGAAAGTTACATCATCACAATTATCGTTCTCAACACTTGAACTCTTGACGACTTCACCGCGGTGTGATAAAATTCGAAATCATGCCAGATTCATTAGAAACAGCCGCTTTGAACGGTTCATTATTCacatttgatcaaaataatccatcttcacctactAGATCAgaatcttcattatcacctttaaatacagatgatgaattaggaTCAGATTTATCagataataattcatcaaataaaatagGTAAAAGAGGAGATATTTCTGGAAAAGGTGTACCTAAAGTTTATAATGAACCAATTGAACATGATGGACCTCAAACAGGACCAAAAGGTGTAATTGAAGATCGTAAATCATAccaaaaaaatcaaagaaatgaaaaatcaaaagaattaaatgatttaatattaaaacaaaataaaaaagctATAATTGGTTTAACAATtcatgaagaagattatttaagaaaaatagaaaaacaaaaaaaggaagaaaaagaaaaagaagaagaagaagaatataataatgaattaaaagaattgagaaaaaaaagaaaagaacaattaaaattaaaattaaatttattaaatggtaaattagaaaatgaaagtgataatgaagaatttgatgatgatgatgatgaaaaaatagaaaaacaaattaaaaaaagaggaggattaaaagaaattggaaaagaaaattttATAGATTCTGTTGAACAAATTGGATGGGTAATTGTATTAATATATGAACCTGTAAGTTCTTCATATGATCTTATGAGAAAACATTATGTTAttacatctttcaaaaaaatcatattataATTGAAGTATCCTATATCTGATCCTACATCCCATTCTAATCATTATACAAATTTCACTCTTAAATAAACGCTAATTCATATTAATATTATCTGATTCAAGGATATTCCACGATGTACTTCCTTAATAGCATCTTTACTTCatttatctttaaattTCCCTTCAAACGTGATAATACCTGTATCATTATACAAAGCTCGTGCAACATCATTacaattttctttattaccaccaacaacaacaacaacgaCAATAATAGAAAaatatgaagatgaaatacctCTAGGTAAACCTGATTCTGATGTTTTACCTACTTTACTTGTTTATAAAGATGgtgaattagataaaagTTTCATTCGAGTAGATTGGGATGTTGATGAGAGTGGTATAGAAGGTTTattaagaaaagaaggtattttACCCTCTCTATACAAAACAAGTTTAAATAAGCGGAATCCTTTTGacgatgaggatgatgaaaatgaacaTTAAGCTAAGGTATGTCCAATATATAGAAAAATTAGATCTCAAGCACAATAATGTCATATGTAACGAAATGTAACGCCAATTTTCAATACAGGAATTCAGATTGTTCTGGTTCATAGGGAAAATGTAATATTTCAAGTATGTGCAGGTTGCAGACTATAAATGACCGCTCCGTTGACATCAGGCTTAAAAGGTTGCCGAAAAGAAGGAGACTTTTCGCAGCTCTTTCTTATAGAGTCTGCGTCAACATAGTCGGGTATTCCAATTGGGTTTGAAAGCTCTGCATGCATCTATCGCGACCTCTTAAATCGTCCATATATGCATTGAGCGATGTTTTGATCTAATCATGAATTGAGGACCGGTAAAAGGCATCATTTACCGGATTACGACTCTATGTTCGGCTGAACGGTCATATAAACATAGTCTTACTGTTTTATTGGAATTCTTGTTCATTCGTATGTCGTGTCAAGTAGCTAATCGTGCTCataaatatatatcttataatttaaaatgACCACTAATTCCACACCTCCAGGTTTTATTCgtttaaattcatcaataagTCTTCATGAACcttctcaaattcaaggtgaagaggaaaatgataataaattattaatattatGTTTATGGATGTCAGCTTCTcctaaattaattttaaaatatacaaatgaatatttaaaattatttccaaaaattacaataattttaattgaatgtAAAATATCAGAAATGTTttataaatcaacttttaaacataataaattattaaaacCAGCtttaaatataattttaaatgaaaaaaataaaaataaaaaaattattgCAGCTATTTATTCAAATGGAGGatcatataatttaattcaactttctaaactttttttaaaagaaacAAATGATGGTGGTAATAGTCaatctttatcaatcaaatcaactttattAGATTCATGTCCTGGTTATTCAGATTtaaaatcttcaattcatGTTATTTATTCaactttaccttcttcaattactaaatcaaattttttaTCTACACCTACATGGTTAATTATTTGGCTTTTAATTAAAGgttatcatttgatttacaaTATTTCTGGATTGGTTGATCctattaaaaaaatcagaAATGATTTACTAGATACCAATTTATTCGATTTAGGCAAAGCCAATTCCAGGAATACAAGGACATTCATTTATAGTcgtgaagatgaatctgTATCATACAAAGCAGTTGAAAGATTTTCAGATCAAGcggaaagaaaaggatgGATAGtgaaaagggaaagattTGAAGGAAGTAATCATGTTGCTCATGCTAATTTGgataaagaaagatattgGGGCATAATAAAGGAGGCCTTGGATACTGATGCGTAGATGCATGCTACATGCAGGCCGTATCACGTATCGTGATGGATTGAATCCGGTTTCAATAACAAGGTGTTACTAAAGAATGTAGAATGCCCTTCATTCGATTTTGCCTATCACGAAACATCACGTTATTAACTTCAACGTTTGATCGAATAATAGACTCACCCATGAGCTTCATAAGCGAAAAGAAGCCATCAGCTATTTCGCCGAGATCGGTCTTGAAAGTTCCTCCCGGACCATGCTGCGCTCGAGACAATGCCCATTTATACTCGTCCGGTATTGCTTTAAACGATTTAAAATTCCAGGTATACAGATTCAGCAGAGGTATACTGGGTACGTTCTCCACTGTCTTTACTGGATCTTTAAAATTCGCTAGTGCCTCCGCGCTCGCCTAAGCCGAACTCGTCAGTCATGTGCACTCGCAGACCGGATAAACAGCTCACATTTTCGTCGCATACCCATACATAATTTCCACTGTTTCGGATTGCAAAGGCCACCATACGGGGCTGATCTAGAGAACATCCTAACTTGAAAATATCGAATGGTGAATATGCGTGATCGTGGTACCATTGGTATACAGCAGTCGTAAGTTGCTGGGTCACCATTGGAGCGTCATATTTTCGTGCAAAGCTGACAAGGCTGTCGTAGCCTTGTAGTTTATCGGTAGGAGGAAATATGGGTTTTCCGTGGCAGACAGCCAGGAACATCGCCAACGTACGAGAACCCTCGAACGTTTTATCGGTGAGGGAGACCTCTCGACTAGCGTTGTCGCCGATTATGAACATGTCTCGGAAAACGGTACTTGGTTTTCGCAATCACGTCAGCTCATCCCCAGATTTACACTCTTACCATAGGTAGTAAACGGAAGTGTCTGCTTACCTTGCTGCTTTCAGAACGTAGCTACTCACTTTGAACTGATAGCCGTCAGACGCTACGAGTGTGACGTCAGCTTCTGGATCTTGGTAATCTTTGTtatatttattgattttggtggGTGATTTTGCTTTCTTCATCCCCTCATGTGAGAGGTCATCTGATGCCGGGCGTTTTGGTGACAAGCTGGAAGATTCAGGCATTTTTCACGGGGTGGTCTAAACCCTTCTGGTCTCAATCAGTATGGTATACTATATTTTGTAGTGATTAGACAAGACCAAATGGGGATCgtgaaagattgaaaagacggatgaaaagataaagaaattcCCAATG
This region includes:
- a CDS encoding pre-mRNA-splicing ATP-dependent RNA helicase PRP28, giving the protein MAGPLSVDEILAKQKAEKEAASKPKFLSKADRAKIALEKRQAEVQSQTGREEAERKQRIELERAAEEERRRTEATRYGAQNGDGRGSYDRYGRQDYGRQDQRFNNGNGSRFNTPSGPRGNAPPSGPRGMRDSPLPYNGNGNGTGPSTPSHTAGSSTPQPNSPGDVALPTDTELSALRARYLGQKIDGKKPRLRKANDKKVVFDWNENDDTTIVERGTWSSDIKQKGPGGAMFGGRLAGFDEGANRRGKEANMDNHADALERRRAGKGSNDDRHWSEKPLHEMKDRDWRIFREDFAIAARGGSIPVPLRSWKESNIPYNILDIIGEIGYSDPSPIQRQAIPIGMQNRDLIGIAKTGSGKTAAFVIPMLDYIGHLPPFTDENRHKGPYALIMAPTRELAQQIEGETQKFAKPLGYNCVSIVGGRSVEEQQFNLRNGAEIVIATPGRLRDMIDKSMLVMSQCRYVVMDEADRMVDLGFELDLNFILDAMPATFIKPADDAEINQALKSGEWQGWRVTTLFSATMPPAVERLARKYLRKPATVTIGNAGEAVDTVEQRVEFVHGGEDKRKARLIEILRTIGLPPPMIVFVNQKKTADMVVRYVQQAGLSGTTLHSGKSQEQREASLQALRDGQVAVLVATDLAGRGIDVPDVSLVINWQMSDTIEKYVHRIGRTGRAGKNGLAITFISNDDDEVMYDLRVEVEKSKMSKMNPELARHEAAKTKVTREMKRKRDDDE